Part of the Sporosarcina sp. FSL K6-2383 genome is shown below.
CAAAAAGTTGGTAAACAGTCCTTGAAAATTGATAACATCATCGATCCAGCGCTAATTGGTGGCGTACGTCTCCAAATTGGCAATCAGATTTACGACAGCAGCGTAAGCGCGAAGCTTGAACGTCTGAAACGGGATCTTATCGGATCATAAAACTGAAATTTGAGGGGTGACATGCATGAGCATCAAAGCTGAAGAAATCAGCGTTCTCATAAAACAGCAGATTGAAAATTATCAATCTGAGTTGAAAGTGAGCGAAGTAGGTACAGTTATTAAAATCGGTGACGGTATCGCACTAGCTCATGGCCTCGACAACGTCATGGCCGGAGAACTTCTTGAGTTCTCTACAGGTGTTCTAGGTATGGCGCAAAACTTGGAAGCGAACAATGTAGGTATCGTTATCCTTGGCCCATACACAGACATTAAAGAAGGCGATGAAGTACGTCGTACAGGTCGTATTATGGAAGTACCAGTTGGTAAAGAAATGATTGGACGCGTTGTCAATCCACTAGGACAACCAGTTGATGGACTAGGTCCGATTGCAACAACAAAATCACGTCCAATTGAAAGTCCTGCACAAGGGGTAATGGCGCGTAAATCCGTTCATGAGCCACTTCAAACAGGTATTAAAGCGATTGATGCACTAGTTCCAATCGGTCGTGGACAGCGTGAATTGATCATCGGTGACCGTCAAACAGGTAAAACAACTGTTGCCATCGATACAATTTTGAACCAAGCTGACCAAGATATGATTTGTATCTATGTTGCAATTGGTCAAAAAGAATCTACTGTTCGTGGTGTTGTTGAAACATTACGTAAGAACGGTGCGCTTGACTATACAATCGTTGTAACAGCTTCTGCTTCACAACCAGCTCCACTACTATTCCTTGCACCTTATGCAGGTATAACAATGGCTGAGGAATTCATGTTTGACGGTAAGCACGTGCTAATCGTTTATGATGACCTATCTAAACAAGCAGCAGCATACCGCGAACTGTCCTTGCTACTTCGTCGTCCTCCGGGTCGTGAAGCTTATCCTGGTGACGTCTTCTATCTTCACTCCCGCCTTCTTGAGCGTGCAGCGAAGTTGAACGATACACTTGGTGCAGGTTCAATTACAGCATTACCATTCGTTGAAACACAAGCAGGGGATATCTCGGCTTATATTCCAACAAACGTAATTTCGATTACGGATGGTCAAATTTTCCTTCAGTCTGACCTATTCTTCTCGGGTGTACGTCCGGCCATTAACCCTGGTCTTTCCGTATCACGCGTAGGTGGTTCAGCACAGATTAAAGCAATGAAGAAAGTTGCGGGAACACTGCGTCTTGACCTTGCAGCATTCCGTGAGCTGGAAGCATTCTCACAGTTCGGTTCTAACCTTGACTCTGCAACACAAGCGAAGTTAGACCGTGGTGTGCGTACAGTTGAAATCTTGAAGCAAGATTTGAACAAACCATTCAAAGTGGAACAACAGGTTGTCGTGCTTTACGCATTAACGCGTGGACATCTTGACGATGTTCCAGTAAAAGATATCTTACGTTTCGAAAGCGAAATTTTAAGCTGGCTTGAAACGAACCACACTGACGTATATGATCATATTCGCAAGACAAAGGATCTTCCAGCAGACGACGTAATGGTAGCAGCAATTACAGAGTTCAAGCAACTCTTTGTCGCAGCAGAATAAGTAAGGAAACGGTTTTGACAACAACGCCAAAACGATTCTTGATCTAAAAAACGATAAGGTGGTGAAATGTCAGTGGCATCATTACGCGATATAGAAAACCGTATTAAATCGACGAAGAAAACAAGTCAAATTACCAAAGCAATGCAAATGGTTTCGGCTTCTAAATTGACACGTGCAGAGAATAACGCTCTAGCGTTCGTTCCTTACATGGAGAAAATTCAAGAAGTTGTAGGCTCAATTGCTGCAGGTACAAGTGACTCAGGTCATCCAATGCTCGTATCTCGTCCTGTTAAAAAGACGGGCTACATCGTAATTACTTCGGATCGTGGGCTGGTAGGTGGCTATAATGCCAATATCCTACGCACGGTTAAAAATGCAATCGAAAAACGTCATGCGTCGAAAGATGAAGTGATGATTATTGCAATCGGACGGAAAGGTCTTGAATTTTTCCAACGTCTTGATTTCAATATTGTCGAAAGCCTCGAAGGAATTAGTGATCACCCTTCATTCAACGAAATAAAAGAAGTCGCTAATCGAGCTGTTGGCATGTTCACAGAAGGCGCGTACGATGAAGTGTACTTGTATTACAACCACTTTGTCTCCGCCATCTCAAGTGAAGTGACGGAAAAGAAATTGCTTCCGCTCACAGACGTCATATCGGCATCGGCAACGACTTCCTATGAGTTTGAGCCTTCAGGCGAAAAAATTCTTGAAGTGCTTCTCCCTCAATATGCAGAAAGCCTTATTTTCGGTGCGCTGATTGATGGCAAGGCAAGTGAACATGCTTCAAGTATGACAGCGATGAAAACTGCATCTGATAATGCAGCTGACTTAATAGATTCTTTAACACTTTCATTCAACCGTGCACGACAAGCCGCGATTACTCAACAAATTACAGAAATCGTCGGTGGCGTCGCAGCTCTCGAATAATATATAATTTGAATTTTTGATTCCCACACTATTTAGCTGATTGGAGTGGAGGGCGGCGACTCCAGCGGGAACAGCGCGAGCTGAAGACCCTGGACTGAGCGTAGCGAGGGAAGCGGCTGAAGCCGTGCCCGCGGAAAGCGTCCGCCCGGAACGGAAATCAGCGATTGATTGGATTCTTTAGTTCAGTATATACAGCTGAATTAGTACGGCAAAAGTAAGACAGGAGGGAAAAGTATGAATAAAGGACATGTACTTCAAGTAATGGGTCCGGTTGTTGACGTTAAGTTTGAAAACGGTCAACTTCCTGAGATCTATAACGCATTGAAGGTCCAGATTACTCGTCCAAACACTGAGCCTGAAACGTTGACACTTGAGGTCGCGCTTCACCTTGGGGACGATACTGTACGTACAATTGCAATGTCATCAACAGATGGCCTACAACGTGGTTCAGTCGTAGACGATATGGGTTCTGCGATTTCAGTTCCAGTAGGTGACGTAACACTAGGACGCGTATTTAACGTACTTGGAGAAATTATTGACCTTGGTGAGGAAATTCCGGCAACAGACCGTCGCGACCCAATTCACCGTTTAGCTCCAGTATTTGAAAACCTTTCAACAGAAGTTGAAATTCTTGAAACGGGTATAAAAGTTGTTGACTTACTAGCTCCATACATCAAAGGTGGTAAAATTGGCCTCTTCGGTGGTGCGGGTGTAGGTAAAACAGTTCTTATCCAAGAATTGATCAACAACATCGCTCAAGAACACGGTGGTATTTCGGTATTCGCTGGTGTTGGAGAACGTACTCGTGAAGGAAATGACTTGTTCTATGAAATGACGGATTCTGGCGTTATCAACAAAACGGCAATGGTATTCGGTCAAATGAACGAGCCACCTGGCGCACGTATGCGTGTTGCTCTAACAGGTTTGACAATGGCAGA
Proteins encoded:
- the atpG gene encoding ATP synthase F1 subunit gamma, whose product is MASLRDIENRIKSTKKTSQITKAMQMVSASKLTRAENNALAFVPYMEKIQEVVGSIAAGTSDSGHPMLVSRPVKKTGYIVITSDRGLVGGYNANILRTVKNAIEKRHASKDEVMIIAIGRKGLEFFQRLDFNIVESLEGISDHPSFNEIKEVANRAVGMFTEGAYDEVYLYYNHFVSAISSEVTEKKLLPLTDVISASATTSYEFEPSGEKILEVLLPQYAESLIFGALIDGKASEHASSMTAMKTASDNAADLIDSLTLSFNRARQAAITQQITEIVGGVAALE
- the atpA gene encoding F0F1 ATP synthase subunit alpha; its protein translation is MSIKAEEISVLIKQQIENYQSELKVSEVGTVIKIGDGIALAHGLDNVMAGELLEFSTGVLGMAQNLEANNVGIVILGPYTDIKEGDEVRRTGRIMEVPVGKEMIGRVVNPLGQPVDGLGPIATTKSRPIESPAQGVMARKSVHEPLQTGIKAIDALVPIGRGQRELIIGDRQTGKTTVAIDTILNQADQDMICIYVAIGQKESTVRGVVETLRKNGALDYTIVVTASASQPAPLLFLAPYAGITMAEEFMFDGKHVLIVYDDLSKQAAAYRELSLLLRRPPGREAYPGDVFYLHSRLLERAAKLNDTLGAGSITALPFVETQAGDISAYIPTNVISITDGQIFLQSDLFFSGVRPAINPGLSVSRVGGSAQIKAMKKVAGTLRLDLAAFRELEAFSQFGSNLDSATQAKLDRGVRTVEILKQDLNKPFKVEQQVVVLYALTRGHLDDVPVKDILRFESEILSWLETNHTDVYDHIRKTKDLPADDVMVAAITEFKQLFVAAE